In Equus przewalskii isolate Varuska chromosome 6, EquPr2, whole genome shotgun sequence, one DNA window encodes the following:
- the ACSBG2 gene encoding long-chain-fatty-acid--CoA ligase ACSBG2 isoform X2: MTIPELFRESVSRFGAYPALASKNSEEWEVLNFNQYYEACRKAARALIKLGLERFHGVGILGFNSVEWFVSSLGAILAGGLCVGIYATNSPEACQYVITQAKVNILLVENDEQLQKILSIPQSSLETLKAIIQYKLPMKESSANNLYSWDDFMELGSSIPDSQLDRIMESQRANQCAVLIYTSGTVGPPKGVMLSHDNITWTAGAAARDNRLSHAAEKQEVVVSYLPLSHIAAQMMDIWIPMKVGAVTYFAQPDALKGTLVSTLQEVKPTTFLGVPRVWEKMQDKIKESGAKSSSLRKKVFSWARATGLKVNKKRMLGPYDIPMSYRMAKALVFSKVRSALGLDHCHSFISGAAPLSHETSEFFLSLDIPIGEMYGMSESSGPHTTSNYDNYRVLSCGKIMSGCKNMLYQQSKDSTGEICMWGRHVFMGYLEKEEATLEVLDEEGWLHTGDLGHMDNEGFLYITGRIKEILITAGGENVAPIPIENLVKEKIPIVSHAMLVGDKARFLSILLTLKCEVDGTSGEPLDRLSGEAIKFCQNLGSQASTVTEVLELRDPLVYKAIQQGIDAVNQEAVSNAQKIQKWVILARDFSISGGELGPTTKIRRHYISEKYKRQIDNLYH, translated from the exons CTCGGCTTGGAGCGCTTCCACGGAGTCGGCATCCTGGGGTTCAACTCTGTCGAGTGGTTCGTTTCTTCCCTTGGTGCCATCTTAGCAGG gGGCCTTTGTGTTGGCATTTATGCCACCAACTCCCCGGAGGCTTGTCAATACGTCATCACTCAGGCCAAAGTGAACATCCTGCTGGTTGAGAACGATGAGCAGCTACAGAAAATCCTTTCG ATTCCGCAGAGCAGCCTGGAGACCCTAAAAGCCATCATCCAGTACAAGCTGCCAATGAAGGAGAGCAGCGCTAACAACCTGTACTCT TGGGATGACTTCATGGAGCTGGGCAGCAGCATCCCCGACTCCCAGCTGGACCGCATCATGGAGAGCCAGCGGGCCAATCAGTGCGCGGTGCTCATCTACACTTCTGGGACGGTGGGCCCTCCCAAGGGCGTCATGCTGAGCCACGACAAT ATCACGTGGACGGCCGGGGCGGCAGCAAGGGACAACCGCCTGTCTCACGCTGCAGAAAAGCAGGAGGTGGTGGTCAGCTACCTGCCCCTCAGCCACATTGCAGCTCAGATGATGGATATCTGGATTCCCATGAAGGTTGGGGCAGTCACGTACTTTGCTCAGCCGGACGCGCTCAAG GGCACCTTGGTCAGCACTCTGCAAGAGGTCAAGCCGACAACCTTCCTGGGGGTGCCCCGAGTTTGGGAGAAGATGCAGGACAAGATAAAGGAAAGTGGTGCTAAATCCTCCAGCTTGAGGAAGAAGGTGTTTTCATGGGCAAGAGCGACTGGCTTAAAGGTCAACAAAAAAAGGATGCTTGG GCCATATGACATTCCCATGAGCTACCGCATGGCCAAGGCCCTCGTGTTCAGCAAAGTCCGGAGTGCCCTTGGCCTCGATCATTGCCACTCCTTTATCAGCGGGGCCGCGCCCCTCAGCCATGAGACCTCCGAGTTCTTTCTGAGCCTGGACATACCTATAGGCGAGATGTATGGTATGAGCGAGAGCTCAGGACCCCACACCACGTCCAACTATGATAACTACAGGGTTCTAAG CTGCGGCAAGATCATGAGTGGGTGCAAGAACATGCTGTACCAGCAGAGCAAGGACAGCACAGGGGAGATCTGCATGTGGGGCCGGCACGTCTTCATGGGTTACCTCGAAAAGGAGGAGGCCACCCTGGAGGTGCTCGACGAGGAAGGATGGCTGCACACCGGGGACCTCGGCCACATGGACAACGAGGGTTTCCTCTATATCACCGGTCGCATCAAAG AAATCCTCATCACGGCTGGCGGCGAGAACGTGGCCCCCATTCCCATCGAGAACCTGGTCAAGGAGAAGATCCCCATCGTCAGCCACGCCATGTTGGTGGGGGACAAGGCAAGGTTCTTGAGCATCCTGCTGACGCTGAAG TGCGAGGTTGACGGGACGAGCGGAGAGCCGCTGGACAGACTGAGCGGGGAGGCGATCAAGTTCTGCCAGAACCTGGGCAGCCAGGCGTCCACCGTGACCGAGGTCCTGGAGCTGCGCGACCCGCTGGTCTACAAGGCCATCCAGCAAGGGATCGATGCCGTGAACCAGGAGGCCGTCTCCAACGCACAGAAGATTCAGAAGTGGGTCATCCTGGCCAGGGACTTCTCCATCAGCGGCGGAGAGCTGG GTCCGACGACAAAGATTAGGCGACACTACATAAGTGAGAAATACAAAAGGCAAATCGACAACTTGTACCACTGA